A single Saccharolobus shibatae B12 DNA region contains:
- a CDS encoding AMP-binding protein, producing the protein MDYYTLYDLSLKKPETYWETFANKLSFFKKWEKVIEKNKQLPIAKWFVNGTTNIAYNALNHTGKALIFYKEDKYKGDEITFNELNNMSSIIAGLLLDKGIRRGDRIAIYMPNSIHTIATILAAARLGVIYTLIFAGLGINAIVSRISNLEPKLVISTDKTFRRGKEIKLYTNLANIVFPRESQFDYPREYKEFEKIESNEPLKIMYTSGTTGKPKGIILPHGAWMVGDYTVFDLMFSLKSNDIVLTTADVGWITFSRIMYGTLMHGSTLAFIEGAPDYPTDRLPKIINELQPKVLFTSPTLLRTLQKLDIKLPRVEFIATAGEIMDETAWKYALRFSDKVTDVYGQTELGYVIGYPYALDSVEPKIGYAGLPFPGAVIDTVDEYGKSLRGHVGHLIARGPFPTQFIGIWKDEAKFLSYFEKFDGHDTGDLAIINEKGYVKIVGRDDDMIKIAGHRITSGEVESVINSLEGIVESAAVGIPDEIKGEKLVVFYVGNIDEKTIATKVREMLGPIYVIDKIYKVERLPKSRSGKIVRRVLRDLLLEKEIDETILEDPEILKEIKSEIKRSERI; encoded by the coding sequence ATGGACTACTATACACTTTACGATCTTTCCTTGAAAAAACCAGAAACCTACTGGGAAACCTTTGCCAATAAACTATCATTCTTTAAGAAATGGGAAAAAGTCATAGAAAAGAATAAACAACTACCCATAGCTAAATGGTTCGTTAACGGTACTACAAACATTGCATACAACGCTCTTAATCACACTGGGAAGGCCCTTATATTTTATAAAGAGGATAAATACAAAGGAGACGAAATAACCTTCAATGAGTTAAACAATATGAGCTCAATAATTGCTGGATTACTGTTAGATAAAGGGATAAGAAGGGGAGATAGGATTGCAATCTACATGCCTAACTCAATACACACGATAGCTACAATATTAGCTGCAGCTAGACTAGGAGTAATTTATACACTCATTTTTGCAGGATTAGGAATAAATGCTATAGTAAGTAGGATTTCAAATCTGGAACCTAAATTAGTAATCTCCACAGATAAGACGTTCAGAAGGGGAAAGGAAATAAAATTATACACTAACTTAGCTAATATAGTATTTCCAAGGGAGTCGCAATTTGATTATCCAAGAGAGTATAAAGAATTTGAGAAAATAGAAAGTAATGAACCATTAAAGATAATGTACACTTCTGGAACAACTGGAAAACCTAAAGGTATAATCTTACCACATGGAGCTTGGATGGTAGGAGACTACACAGTATTTGACTTAATGTTCTCATTAAAAAGTAATGATATAGTTCTAACAACTGCAGATGTTGGATGGATAACGTTTTCGAGAATAATGTATGGAACTCTAATGCATGGTTCCACATTGGCATTTATAGAGGGAGCACCAGACTATCCAACAGATAGATTACCGAAAATAATTAACGAGTTACAGCCTAAAGTACTATTTACATCCCCAACACTTCTTAGAACTTTGCAGAAATTGGATATAAAACTACCAAGAGTGGAGTTTATAGCCACTGCTGGGGAGATAATGGATGAAACAGCATGGAAATACGCATTAAGATTCTCTGATAAAGTTACAGATGTATATGGACAAACTGAATTGGGTTACGTAATAGGTTATCCATATGCATTAGATAGTGTGGAACCAAAAATAGGGTATGCAGGATTACCATTCCCTGGTGCAGTTATAGATACAGTGGACGAATATGGGAAAAGTTTAAGAGGACATGTTGGCCATCTGATAGCAAGAGGACCATTCCCTACTCAATTTATTGGGATTTGGAAAGACGAAGCCAAATTTTTAAGCTATTTTGAAAAATTCGACGGCCATGATACTGGGGATCTAGCCATAATTAACGAAAAGGGTTATGTGAAAATAGTTGGTAGAGATGATGATATGATAAAGATAGCTGGACATAGAATAACTAGTGGAGAAGTAGAAAGTGTAATAAATTCTTTGGAAGGAATAGTTGAATCAGCTGCTGTAGGAATACCAGATGAGATAAAAGGTGAAAAATTAGTAGTTTTTTACGTGGGAAACATAGACGAAAAAACAATAGCAACTAAAGTAAGGGAGATGTTAGGTCCCATATACGTTATTGACAAAATATACAAGGTTGAAAGACTACCCAAGTCTCGAAGCGGTAAAATAGTTAGGAGAGTTTTGAGGGATTTACTATTGGAAAAAGAAATAGATGAAACTATATTGGAAGACCCAGAAATATTAAAGGAGATCAAAAGTGAGATTAAGAGATCCGAGAGAATTTAG
- a CDS encoding NAD(+)/NADH kinase: MRVKIVSKPTSQLNNIIEKIKNISTKLGFEVVDKDFDYVIAVGGDGTLLRAVKQNKPVIAVKAGRRGLLMDVPLDKVEEALLRLKKGDYEEEEYMLLEMIYNDKVELGFNEVGILYDRPEAIKVGISFDTERVSVEGDGVLVSTPQGSSGWGMSATNSLLYKDLSAIEIIFVNPIFYYLRSVVIPPKPLTLRLEDKGYPQTARAVVDGEVVTLIKTNQEITVRVSQRKAKILRFFKLDLIGEVLHAYHI; the protein is encoded by the coding sequence AAAAAATTAAGAATATTTCTACTAAATTGGGCTTTGAAGTAGTCGATAAGGATTTCGATTATGTTATTGCAGTAGGTGGAGATGGAACTCTATTAAGGGCCGTTAAGCAAAATAAACCAGTGATCGCTGTAAAGGCAGGAAGAAGAGGATTATTAATGGATGTTCCATTAGATAAGGTTGAGGAGGCTCTTTTGAGATTAAAAAAGGGAGATTATGAAGAGGAAGAATACATGTTATTAGAAATGATATATAATGATAAGGTAGAATTAGGATTTAACGAGGTAGGAATCTTATACGATAGACCAGAGGCCATAAAGGTTGGAATAAGTTTTGATACAGAAAGAGTCTCAGTGGAAGGGGATGGGGTTTTAGTTTCCACACCACAAGGAAGTAGCGGTTGGGGTATGTCTGCAACCAACTCCCTGTTATATAAAGACCTAAGTGCCATAGAGATAATATTTGTTAATCCAATTTTCTACTATCTGAGATCGGTTGTAATACCACCAAAGCCCCTAACCTTAAGATTGGAGGATAAGGGGTATCCACAAACAGCCAGAGCGGTAGTAGATGGCGAGGTTGTAACATTGATAAAAACTAACCAAGAAATTACGGTAAGGGTTTCCCAACGCAAGGCAAAAATCTTAAGATTTTTCAAACTAGACTTAATAGGAGAAGTATTACATGCATATCATATTTGA
- a CDS encoding NOB1 family endonuclease, whose product MHIIFDTSAFLAGLQLSLDRVYTTQEVINEVKDRYSRFNLEIAISSGKVIIMKPSPKSMEKVIKVLNVTKERKLSNTDISVIALALDLQPSIVFTDDLSVQNALKHLGIQFSSVKINKKIEKSFKFKYICIDCKREFDIDHRECPYCGGKVVKRRIME is encoded by the coding sequence ATGCATATCATATTTGATACCTCGGCGTTTCTAGCTGGACTACAATTGTCGTTAGATAGAGTCTATACCACACAGGAAGTCATAAATGAAGTTAAGGATAGATATTCTAGATTTAACCTAGAAATCGCTATATCGTCCGGAAAGGTAATAATAATGAAACCCTCTCCAAAAAGTATGGAAAAGGTAATTAAGGTATTAAATGTTACCAAAGAGAGAAAACTATCTAATACGGATATATCAGTTATAGCACTAGCGCTAGATCTGCAACCGTCAATCGTATTTACTGATGACTTATCAGTACAAAATGCACTTAAACATCTTGGAATACAGTTCTCTTCGGTGAAGATCAATAAAAAAATAGAAAAATCTTTCAAATTTAAATATATATGTATTGACTGTAAAAGAGAATTTGACATAGACCATAGAGAATGTCCATATTGTGGTGGAAAAGTGGTAAAAAGAAGAATAATGGAGTAA
- a CDS encoding aminotransferase class V-fold PLP-dependent enzyme → MRLRDPREFRENLPVTRKYVYLNHAAVSPTPLPSLFEAYRYLYEVANRGSIAANEEEEDELYHIRSKIANLIGAYPDEISLIPNTSYGVNLVAHGLEWKRDDNIVTDNLEFPTVVYPFLKLAKKGVKVNVVKTNPYNFEEDIISNINKNTRLVAISHVSFNTGLKVDVRKIVKAARENDALVLLDIIQSAGAVRINVEELGVDFAIAGGYKWLMSPQGSGFIYVKRGLIEDPPFYGWKTSADYLDFNPNKFTLEKGPRRFEIGTVDIAANLSLAKSCEIISENMELIESSVTHLSQFAIRLAKDHNMEVITPDEKRAGIAVVKVKKPKEVAKELLREDIVVSPRGEGIRISTHFYNTEEEVQKTIEKILEIERKLN, encoded by the coding sequence GTGAGATTAAGAGATCCGAGAGAATTTAGGGAAAACTTACCTGTTACGAGAAAATATGTTTATTTAAACCATGCGGCAGTATCACCTACCCCTTTACCGTCATTATTTGAGGCTTACAGATATTTATATGAAGTTGCAAATAGAGGAAGTATAGCTGCTAATGAAGAGGAAGAGGACGAACTATATCACATAAGGTCTAAAATAGCCAATTTGATAGGAGCATACCCAGATGAGATTTCACTAATTCCAAATACTAGTTATGGGGTAAACTTAGTTGCACATGGACTAGAATGGAAAAGAGATGATAATATAGTAACAGATAATCTCGAGTTCCCAACTGTAGTATATCCATTTTTGAAATTAGCGAAGAAAGGAGTCAAGGTAAATGTAGTAAAGACTAATCCTTATAACTTTGAGGAAGATATAATATCAAATATTAATAAAAATACTAGATTAGTTGCAATAAGCCATGTTAGTTTTAATACCGGCTTGAAAGTGGACGTTAGGAAAATTGTGAAAGCTGCAAGGGAGAATGACGCATTAGTCCTATTAGATATCATACAAAGTGCTGGTGCAGTCAGAATAAATGTAGAGGAACTTGGTGTGGATTTCGCTATCGCAGGAGGGTATAAATGGTTAATGAGTCCACAAGGGTCCGGATTTATCTACGTTAAAAGAGGACTAATAGAAGATCCACCGTTTTACGGATGGAAAACTAGTGCTGATTACTTGGATTTTAATCCAAATAAGTTCACATTAGAGAAAGGTCCTAGAAGGTTTGAAATAGGTACAGTAGATATAGCTGCAAACTTATCGCTTGCTAAGTCTTGCGAAATAATAAGTGAAAATATGGAATTGATTGAGAGTTCAGTAACGCATCTTTCCCAATTTGCAATTAGACTAGCAAAGGACCATAACATGGAGGTAATCACTCCAGACGAAAAGAGAGCTGGAATTGCCGTAGTAAAGGTTAAAAAACCGAAAGAAGTTGCAAAGGAACTATTAAGGGAAGATATAGTGGTGTCGCCGAGAGGAGAAGGAATAAGAATATCAACACACTTCTATAATACAGAGGAAGAGGTTCAAAAGACCATTGAGAAGATTTTAGAAATCGAGAGAAAACTTAACTAG